A segment of the Halovivax limisalsi genome:
CACCACGGAGCACCGCCGGTTAAGTGGTGCGTTGTTCGGTTCCATCAGCCCGGTCCACTCGAATCGAGACCCGGTCCACACGAGCCAGGCTGCACTCGCACGCGCGCCAGTACCGATTTAGCTGCGCCGGATGTAGGTGGCGCCATGCTCTCCGGACTCGACTGGCTCGCCCTCGAAGTGAAGTACCTCGACCCGGCGCGATCGTTCTACGAGGAGACGCTCTCGCTCTCGGTGCGGTCGGAATCGGCCGACGAAGTTCGCTACGCCGCCGGTCCGTCGGACCTCGTTCTCAGGCGACCGTCCGGGATTCCGCGCGGGGGTCTCCACACCCACTACGCCTGTTCGATCCCGCGAGCCGCGTACGACGACTGGTGGGACCGGCTCGCGGCCGAGTACGACCTCGAGGAGACGACGTTCGGCGACGCGCGATCGCTCTACCTGTACGATCCGGACGGCAACTGCGTCGAACTCGGCCAGCGCGACGTCGCGGGGCCGGGGATCGACGGCATCTTCGAAG
Coding sequences within it:
- a CDS encoding VOC family protein; the encoded protein is MLSGLDWLALEVKYLDPARSFYEETLSLSVRSESADEVRYAAGPSDLVLRRPSGIPRGGLHTHYACSIPRAAYDDWWDRLAAEYDLEETTFGDARSLYLYDPDGNCVELGQRDVAGPGIDGIFEVALEVASLEDAESFYESLGFETVDRGGNRRRVRMAGPMALELWEPQLGIADARGGVHVDLGFSAADPRAAVDAVAERACRCEQTQNGWIVVDPDGHHLTIRPD